Sequence from the Phragmites australis chromosome 6, lpPhrAust1.1, whole genome shotgun sequence genome:
AAGATTTGCCGGTTCCGTTCTTTCCAGTATTCCACGTGATGTAAATGAGCAAATTTGTGATGATATCGACTCGTCATGCGCCTGGCCACTGCGCGGTGAGCGCACGGCTCCTCGGTTGCGTCGCCTGCAGCTCGATGACATGATGCACGCATGGCTGCAACGCCAAAGTGGTATCGTCGTGTGGGCGACGGCAATGCCGAGCTGCCGACCATTAACATACAGTGGAAATCGGGAAATATAGTGCACAGCCATGTACGATGTACCCCACTCTGAAAGCTAGGTCTACTTTGTTTCTACGCACCTGCTGTCATCTTGTGTGCTCGGATCAAACCTCTTTATACACTGGCACCTGGCCGGCCGGCGCGAGTCGATCACTTGCCTTGGCTCGTCCATTAATTCACCACCAGTGCATCTTCGTGCTTCAGCTAGCTAGACGCGCGCCAGTGTTCATGGAGCAAGCGACGTACCTCTGCCTCTTCGTGGCTCTCTTGCTCCCTCTCCTGCTCCTCAGGCTGCTCAAGAaacgcgacggcgacggcgttAGGCTGCCGCCCGGCCCGTGGAGGCTGCCGGTGATCGGCAGCCTTCACCACCTCATGGGAAACCCGCTCGTCCACCGCACGTTTGCCAACCTCGCGAGCCGGCTGGACGCGCCCCTCATGTACCTCAAGCTCGGCGAGGTGCCCGTCGTGGTGGCCACGTCCCCGGACGCCGCGCGCGAGGTCATGCGGACGCACGACGTCACCTTCGCCACGCGGCCGTGGAGCCCGACCATCAAGATCATGATGGAGGACGGGCAGGGTCTGGTGTTCGCGCCCTACGGCGACCTGTGGCGGCAGCTCCGGAAGATCAGCATCCTGGAGCTGCTCAGCGCCCGCCGCGTCCAGTCGTTCCGCCACGTCCGGGAGGACGAGGTCTCGCGCCTcgtcgccgccatcgccgcgaCGCCGCCAGGGGAAGCCGTGAACGTGAGCGAGAGGatcgccgtgctcatcgccgaCTCGGCTGTGCGCGCCATGATCGGGGACAGGTTCAACAGGCGGGACGAGTTCTTGGTCTCGCTTGAGGAGGGGCTCAAGCTCGTATCGGGGTTCAGCCTCGGCGACCTGTTCCCGTCGTCGCGGTTGGTGAACTTCCTCAGCGGCACGGCACGGCGAGCGCACGCGAACCACCTGAAGAACTTTGAGCTCATGGACTGCGCCATCAAGCAGCACGAGGAGCGGagagccgcggcggcggcggcgaacggcactgtcgaggaggaggaggatctgGTGGGCGTGCTCTTGAGAATTCAGAAGGAAGGTGCCCTCGACGTGCCTCTCACCATGGGAATCATCAAAGCCGTTATCCTTGTAAGTGCAAACAAGTAGCTTCAAACAAGGTTGTAAatgtttatttgttttcatTCTTTCTGCTCCCTCCTCAATGAATTTGTTGCTCTCTTATATATCTGGTCGAAATCAACCACTCTCGTATTAATCTTCTCAGTGAGAAAACATCAATTTATTCCGTATTATGTAGGATCTATTCAGCGCCGGAAGCGAGACATCAGCAACGACACTACAATGGGCCATGGCTGAGCTTATGAGATACCCGAATGCGATGAAGAGAGCACAAGCAGAACTGCGCGATAATCTAAAAGGGAAACCGAAAGTAACCGAGGATGACTTGGCCCAGATGAAGTATCTCAAGCTCGTCATCAAGGAAACATTGAGGTTGCATCCGGCGGCACCACTACTTGTCCCAAGAGAGTCCAGGGAGTCATGCAAGATACTTGGGTATGATGTGCCAAAGGGCACCACGGTGTTCGTGAACGCATGGGCGATCAGCAGGGATCCTAAATATTGGGATGATGCTGAGGAGTTCAAGCCGGAGCGGTTTGAATCTGGTGCGATCGACTTCAAGGGCATGGACTTCGAGTACATACCGTTCGGTGCAGGGAGGAGAATATGCCCAGGAATGATGTTTGCGCAGTCGAACATAGAGCTTGCACTCGCAGCCCTGCTATACCATTTCGACTGGAAGCTCGCAGACGGGTTGAAGCCGAGTGAGTTGGACATGACTGAGGAGATGGGCATCACTGTTCGGAGGAAGAATGACCTGCTTCTGCGCTGCATCGTCCGCGTGCCGCTCCAATCCACATAATAGCTCCTTTAATATTTGCCTATTATTTATGTGCAATTTGAGTTCTTATGTAGTTATCTTATATCTAATTATGAGTGTATTATGTAAGGAAATATGAGGACATGAGTCTTGTTATAGCTGAATTCGCACAATATAGAAGCTTGTAACCCTCACTATATATGAAGTCCAATTCGGTGGCGTAGGATTCGTGGTTGAAAAATAAGTAGTATTTTTAAGCACTTGAGAAATAGCAACTCTCGTATTATAAACCACTAGCAATCACGCACCTGTTATACACACGTTGAATCATTTATGACAGgagctaaaaatattttttaaaaataattaaaaaaaccGAGAATGCATCCTAAAGCTTCTCACAATATAGAAGCTTGTACGTAACCCTCACTATATGAAGTCCAATTCGGTGGCATAGGTTTCGTGGTTGAAAAATAAGTAGTATTTTCAAGCATTTGAGAAATAGCAACTCTCATATTATAAACCACTAGAAATAACGCATGTGTTACACGCACGTTGAATTAATAATGTTGTGACATGGCCAAAAAATTCAcgagaaaaaataattgaaaaacaaaagcGGATGATGTATCCTAAAACTTCT
This genomic interval carries:
- the LOC133920679 gene encoding desmethyl-deoxy-podophyllotoxin synthase-like; its protein translation is MEQATYLCLFVALLLPLLLLRLLKKRDGDGVRLPPGPWRLPVIGSLHHLMGNPLVHRTFANLASRLDAPLMYLKLGEVPVVVATSPDAAREVMRTHDVTFATRPWSPTIKIMMEDGQGLVFAPYGDLWRQLRKISILELLSARRVQSFRHVREDEVSRLVAAIAATPPGEAVNVSERIAVLIADSAVRAMIGDRFNRRDEFLVSLEEGLKLVSGFSLGDLFPSSRLVNFLSGTARRAHANHLKNFELMDCAIKQHEERRAAAAAANGTVEEEEDLVGVLLRIQKEGALDVPLTMGIIKAVILDLFSAGSETSATTLQWAMAELMRYPNAMKRAQAELRDNLKGKPKVTEDDLAQMKYLKLVIKETLRLHPAAPLLVPRESRESCKILGYDVPKGTTVFVNAWAISRDPKYWDDAEEFKPERFESGAIDFKGMDFEYIPFGAGRRICPGMMFAQSNIELALAALLYHFDWKLADGLKPSELDMTEEMGITVRRKNDLLLRCIVRVPLQST